In Anthonomus grandis grandis chromosome 16, icAntGran1.3, whole genome shotgun sequence, a single window of DNA contains:
- the LOC126745687 gene encoding UPF0389 protein CG9231, whose protein sequence is MIFQTLQKITNLPRYYCEQKHLPTTHKVSVLDRRFLVWMGKYKTVDEVPEYVTRAVIDKTRNRIRIKVANYMIAATLGGCCLMMYLGKQDAKEGKSLQKQNLEWHRKINEDSKKESSVASDVK, encoded by the coding sequence ATGATTTTCCAAACCCTCCAAAAAATAACAAACCTACCAAGATACTACTGTGAACAGAAACATTTACCCACAACGCATAAAGTGTCCGTGCTGGACAGACGTTTCTTAGTATGGATGGGTAAATATAAGACGGTAGATGAAGTACCTGAATATGTCACCAGGGCAGTAATCGACAAAACCAGAAACAGAATAAGAATCAAAGTTGCAAACTATATGATCGCCGCGACCCTTGGGGGCTGTTGTTTAATGATGTATCTCGGCAAGCAAGACGCTAAAGAGGGCAAAAGTTTGCAGAAGCAGAATTTAGAATGGCACAGGAAAATCAACGAGGATTCGAAGAAGGAAAGTTCTGTTGCCTCTGATGTTAAATAG